In Gopherus flavomarginatus isolate rGopFla2 chromosome 5, rGopFla2.mat.asm, whole genome shotgun sequence, one DNA window encodes the following:
- the PHLDA2 gene encoding pleckstrin homology-like domain family A member 2, with protein sequence MKMPGEVIREGELEKRSDSLFQFWKKKLVVLTKDSLSLFPDGHKRARGKELGFHSILKVDCVERTGKYIYFTIVTTDRKEIDFRCPDQSCWNASITMALIDFQNKRAIQDFKSRQELEQAAGSQERRLTRAP encoded by the coding sequence ATGAAGATGCCGGGCGAGGTGATCCGGGAGGGCGAGCTGGAGAAGCGCAGCGACAGCCTCTTCCAGTTCTGGAAGAAGAAGCTGGTGGTGCTGACCAAGGACAGCCTGAGTCTCTTCCCGGACGGGCACAAGCGCGCCCGGGGCAAGGAGCTGGGCTTCCACTCCATCCTCAAGGTGGACTGCGTGGAGCGCACGGGCAAGTACATCTACTTCACCATCGTCACCACGGACCGCAAGGAGATCGACTTCCGCTGCCCGGACCAGAGCTGCTGGAACGCCTCCATCACCATGGCGCTCATCGACTTCCAGAACAAGCGGGCCATCCAGGACTTCAAGAGCCgccaggagctggagcaggcGGCGGGCAGCCAGGAGCGGCGCCTGACCCGGGCGCCCTGA